One window from the genome of Penaeus monodon isolate SGIC_2016 chromosome 2, NSTDA_Pmon_1, whole genome shotgun sequence encodes:
- the LOC119581158 gene encoding atrial natriuretic peptide-converting enzyme-like isoform X2, translated as MPVCTNYGFHLPPCRALCRQAREECEQAMLSDGLKWPDKFDCTRFPEHHELMCVLSLNHSNFLTTPIPTQAPPNFSHSWRSGAPMYPAGPSLTQCVSNADCVFERSVCRAGECVCEYPRTWGPYGCEETQILGGQCTTDNQCSTVTPNAVCRDNKCACISPLTSYMNLACIHASGVGSLCYNDAQCRAVNTYSFCRFLVSQVVGTCACDPDQFIDIHGRCAPRLG; from the exons ATGCCGGTGTGCACAAATTACGGTTTCCACTTGCCTCCGTGTCGGGCCCTTTGCAGGCAG GCAAGGGAGGAGTGCGAGCAAGCGATGCTATCCGATGGACTCAAATGGCCTGATAAATTTGACTGCACGAGATTCCCCGAACACCATGAGCTCATGTGTGTCTTGTCCCTCAACCACA GTAACTTCCTGACCACGCCCATCCCGACGCAAGCTCCGCCTAATTTCTCTCATTCCTGGAGGTCCGGCGCCCCTATGTACCCGGCCGGACCCTCCCTCACGCAGTGTGTCTCGAATGCGGATTGCGTCTTTGAG AGATCGGTGTGCCGGGCGGGCGAGTGTGTCTGCGAATACCCGAGAACTTGGGGCCCGTATGGGTGTGAGGAAACACAG ATCCTGGGCGGCCAGTGCACCACGGACAACCAGTGCTCTACCGTCACCCCCAACGCCGTGTGTCGCGACAACAAGTGTGCTTGCATCAGCCCTCTCACCAGCTACATGAACCTTGCTTGCATCCACG CAAGCGGCGTCGGGTCCTTGTGTTACAATGACGCGCAGTGCAGGGCTGTCAACACGTACTCCTTCTGCAGATTTCTCGTATCACAGGTCGTCGGGACGTGTGCTTGTGACCCCGACCAGTTTATTGACATCCATGGGCGTTGCGCTCCTAGGCTGG